The Sorex araneus isolate mSorAra2 chromosome 5, mSorAra2.pri, whole genome shotgun sequence genome has a segment encoding these proteins:
- the LOC101544447 gene encoding olfactory receptor 2A12-like has translation MQSLSKENHSAVSEFILLGFSSEPHVRIILFTFFLLLYLVTLLGNGLIVSLIYLDSHLHTPMYFFLSILSLVDMSYVTTTVPQMLVNMVHPRKTISWGACVAQMFIFLVLGIGECVLYAIMAYDRYVAICFPLHYTLLMSRSVCIKMVIVCWSISIAGSLIYTIFTMRLPYCGPYKINHFFCEVPAVLKLACADTSFNDRLDFILGFILLLVPLSLILASYVRIFASILRIRSTQGRLKSFSTCASHVTVVTMFYGPAMIMYMRPGSWYDPERDKKLALFYNVVSAFLNPIIYSLRNKDVKGAFLKVFGDRKTTQ, from the coding sequence ATGCAGAGTCTCAGCAAGGAAAACCACAGTGCTGTGTCTGAGTTCATCCTCCTGGGCTTCTCCAGTGAACCACATGTCAGAATAATCCTGTTcaccttttttctcctcctctaccTCGTCACCCTTCTGGGCAATGGACTCATCGTTTCCCTGATCTATCTGGATTCACACCTTCATacacccatgtacttctttctTAGTATCCTCTCGCTGGTGGACATGAGCTATGTCACCACCACCGTGCCCCAGATGTTGGTTAATATGGTGCATCCAAGGAAAACCATCTCCTGGGGTGCATGTGTAGCCCAGATGTTCATCTTCTTGGTACTAGGTATTGGTGAGTGTGTCCTCTATGCTAtaatggcctatgacaggtatgtggccatttGCTTCCCCCTACACTATACCCTCCTTATGAGCCGTTCTGTTTGCATCAAGATGGTCATAGTCTGTTGGTCCATTAGTATAGCCGGGTCTCTGATCTATACTATCTTCACTATGCGTTTGCCCTATTGTGGCCCCTACAAGATCAACCACTTTTTCTGTGAAGTCCCTGCTGTCCTGAAGTTGGCCTGTGCAGACACATCTTTCAATGACCGTTTGGATTTTATCTTGGGTTTTATCCTACTTTTGGTCCCGCTCTCCCTCATCCTGGCCTCTTATGTCCGTATCTTTGCTTCCATCTTAAGAATACGCTCGACCCAGGGAAGGCTCAAGTCCTTCTCCACATGTGCTTCACACGTCACTGTGGTCACCATGTTCTATGGGCCAGCCATGATTATGTATATGAGGCCTGGTTCCTGGTATGACCCAGAAAGGGACAAAAAGCTAGCTCTGTTTTACAATGTTGTTTCTGCCTTCCTCAACCCCATCATTTATAGCCTCCGGAACAAGGATGTAAAAGGGGCCTTTCTGAAAGTGTTTGGTGACAGAAAGACAACTCAGTGA
- the LOC101542419 gene encoding olfactory receptor 6N1-like, translating to MQVPNQSSVTEFILLGFSFNPRNTPLLFSAFLIIYLLIILGNSLISILICLDSRLHTPMYFFIGILSMLDLGYTTTTVPQMLAHLVSRKKTISFSSCVTQMYIFLVLGITESWLFAIMSIDRYVAICHPLRYKVIMNPWLCVAMVIFCGLWGILAAVVYTYFAMRLPYCGPNKINHFFCEIPAVLKLACADTSINDHVDFILGFCVILVPLSLILLVYVNIFIAILRIRSAQGRIKAFSTCASHITVVTMFCVPAMVMYMRPGSQSSPEEDKKLALFYNVISAFLNPIIYSLRNKDVKRAFLKVTGCGKATQ from the coding sequence ATGCAAGTGCCTAACCAGTCCTCTGTGACTGAATTCATCCTGCTGGGCTTCTCCTTCAATCCCAGGAACACTCCCCTGCTTTTCTCAGCCTTCCTGATAATCTACCTACTGATTATTCTGGGGAACAGCTTGATCTCCATCCTCATCTGCCTGGATTCCCGcctccacacacccatgtacttttTTATCGGCATCCTTTCTATGTTAGACCTGGGCTACACCACTACAACGGTGCCCCAGATGTTGGCACATCTGGTCAGCAGGAAGAAGACCATCTCTTTCTCCAGCTGTGTGACCCAAATGTACATTTTCTTAGTTCTAGGCATCACTGAGTCCTGGCTCTTTGCCATCATGTCCATAGACAGGTATGtagccatctgccaccccctgagGTACAAAGTCATCATGAATCCATGGCTCTGTGTGGCAATGGTCATTTTCTGTGGACTTTGGGGTATCCTCGCTGCTGTGGTCTATACTTACTTTGCCATGCGCCTCCCCTACTGTGGCCCCAACAAGATCAACCACTTCTTCTGTGAAATTCCTGCAGTCCTAAAGCTGGCCTGTGCAGATACCTCAATCAATGACCATGTAGACTTTATTCTTGGATTTTGTGTCATCCTCGTCCCGCTCTCCCTCATCCTTCTTGTTTATGTCAACATCTTCATTGCCATCTTGAGGATCCGCTCGGCCCAGGGGCGAATcaaggccttctccacctgcgCCTCCCACATCACTGTGGTCACCATGTTTTGTGTGCCCGCCATGGTCATGTACATGAGGCCTGGCTCTCAGTCCTCCCCGGAAGAGGACAAAAAGTTGGCTCTGTTCTACAATGTCATCTCTGCTTTCCTCAACCCCATCATCTACAGTCTCCGGAATAAGGATGTCAAGAGGGCTTTTCTCAAGGTGACGGGGTGTGGCAAGGCCACACAATGA